The following are from one region of the Terriglobia bacterium genome:
- a CDS encoding DUF1552 domain-containing protein has protein sequence MKKSISRRTILKGIGAAVGLPFLEAMMPAVTRAATPPLRFGVVYFPNGAIMPQFTPATAGAGFDFSPILKPLEPFKNQLAVVTNLTRSHPGSQVGDHAVSAAGFLTGVWPKRTEAEDVLANTTIDQVVAQKIGQETALPSIELATEDFTGYVGGCSPGFSCAYMNTISWRTPGTPLPMETNPRAAFERLFGESGSVREREARIRMQQSILDSISEEAATLQRGLGTTDRRRVADYLDNIREIERRIQQAENAGRSSALPLDAPVGVPDSFEDHVGLMFDLAAAAFHSDTTRVFSFMMSRELSQRTYPQIGVTEQHHSVSHHQNNPQKIATVVKINVYYAGMFAKFLEKLRSTEDGGGSLLDHSLVFYGAGMGDSNSHASDPLPIVAVGGGIGTGHRHVLVPVRTPVGCLWSAVANRYGVRMDRFGDGMGMIDGLF, from the coding sequence ATGAAGAAGTCCATATCCCGCAGGACGATATTGAAAGGCATCGGCGCGGCTGTCGGTCTGCCGTTCCTCGAGGCGATGATGCCGGCAGTGACGCGCGCGGCAACCCCGCCTCTGCGATTCGGCGTGGTTTATTTTCCGAACGGCGCGATCATGCCGCAGTTCACGCCGGCGACGGCCGGCGCAGGCTTCGACTTCAGTCCCATCTTGAAACCGCTCGAGCCCTTCAAGAACCAGCTTGCCGTCGTGACGAATCTCACGCGATCGCATCCGGGCAGCCAGGTGGGCGATCACGCTGTGAGTGCGGCAGGTTTTCTCACCGGTGTATGGCCAAAGCGCACAGAAGCCGAAGATGTTCTCGCCAACACCACCATTGATCAGGTTGTCGCGCAAAAGATCGGTCAGGAAACGGCGCTGCCATCCATCGAACTCGCGACCGAAGACTTCACGGGCTACGTCGGCGGCTGCTCGCCCGGCTTCAGCTGCGCCTATATGAATACGATCTCGTGGCGCACGCCCGGCACGCCGCTTCCGATGGAGACCAATCCGCGCGCCGCGTTCGAGCGCCTCTTCGGCGAGTCGGGAAGCGTGCGCGAGCGCGAGGCCCGGATCCGGATGCAGCAGAGCATCCTCGATTCGATTTCCGAAGAGGCGGCCACTCTCCAGCGCGGCCTCGGCACGACGGATCGCCGTCGCGTCGCCGACTACCTCGACAATATCCGCGAGATCGAACGCCGCATCCAGCAGGCCGAAAACGCCGGCCGCTCCAGCGCCCTGCCGCTCGATGCGCCCGTCGGCGTGCCGGATTCCTTCGAAGATCATGTCGGTCTGATGTTCGACCTGGCAGCCGCGGCGTTTCACTCCGACACGACCCGCGTCTTCTCATTCATGATGTCTCGCGAGCTGAGCCAGCGCACCTACCCGCAAATCGGCGTCACCGAGCAGCATCACAGCGTCTCGCATCACCAGAACAATCCGCAGAAGATCGCGACAGTCGTGAAGATCAACGTCTACTATGCCGGCATGTTCGCAAAGTTCCTCGAGAAGCTGCGGTCGACGGAAGACGGCGGCGGCTCGCTCCTCGATCACTCGCTGGTCTTTTATGGCGCCGGCATGGGAGATTCGAACTCGCACGCGTCCGATCCGCTGCCGATTGTCGCGGTTGGCGGCGGAATCGGAACCGGCCACCGTCACGTGCTGGTTCCTGTACGTACACCGGTAGGATGCCTGTGGTCGGCGGTCGCCAATCGGTACGGCGTTCGGATGGACCGGTTCGGCGACGGCATGGGCATGATCGATGGACTTTTTTAG